A single genomic interval of Microbacterium sp. BLY harbors:
- a CDS encoding TIGR00730 family Rossman fold protein, with protein sequence MTEEQLPAALSDEINRALDEAGVTTDRRLVMRMLRTALLLGEDGTDRLDLKIASAALAEMRDAFRLFAPFRGVPKVTVFGSARTRHDDPLYLQARDVAAALASDGWMVVTGAGPGIMQAAAEGAGPALSLGVSIRLPFEEKANSLVAGSDQVVAMKYFFTRKLMLIKESSGFICLPGGFGTLDEMFELLTLQQTGKAEPTPIVLLDEKGGSFWQGMRRFVDEHLAPMGVISEGDFDRVVVTDSVEEARAEITGFWRNYDSLRWVGDTLVLRLKAEPTDDEIEELNAGFAALLSTGRIERTAPRSPEVADDDRLDLPRLALHLDQRQVGNLFRLIGALNALPSAPKA encoded by the coding sequence ATGACCGAGGAACAGCTGCCGGCCGCGCTGAGCGACGAGATCAACCGCGCCCTGGACGAGGCCGGCGTGACGACGGACCGCCGACTCGTGATGCGGATGCTGCGCACCGCGTTGCTGCTCGGGGAGGACGGGACGGACCGCCTCGACCTGAAGATCGCCTCGGCCGCGCTGGCCGAGATGCGCGATGCTTTCCGCCTGTTCGCCCCGTTCCGGGGTGTGCCGAAGGTCACCGTCTTCGGCTCGGCACGCACGCGGCACGATGATCCGCTCTACCTGCAGGCGCGCGATGTCGCGGCGGCGCTGGCGAGCGACGGATGGATGGTCGTCACCGGGGCCGGCCCGGGCATCATGCAGGCGGCGGCCGAGGGGGCGGGCCCGGCGCTGTCGCTCGGCGTCTCGATCCGGCTGCCCTTCGAGGAGAAGGCGAACAGCCTGGTGGCCGGCAGCGACCAGGTCGTCGCGATGAAGTACTTCTTCACCCGCAAGCTCATGCTCATCAAGGAGTCGAGCGGGTTCATCTGCCTCCCCGGTGGCTTCGGGACGCTCGATGAGATGTTCGAGCTCCTCACCCTGCAGCAGACGGGGAAGGCGGAGCCAACGCCGATCGTGCTGCTCGACGAGAAGGGAGGATCCTTCTGGCAGGGGATGCGTCGTTTCGTCGACGAGCACCTGGCGCCGATGGGAGTGATCTCCGAAGGTGACTTCGATCGCGTCGTCGTGACCGATTCCGTCGAGGAGGCGCGGGCGGAGATCACCGGCTTCTGGCGCAACTACGACTCGCTGCGGTGGGTCGGCGACACCCTGGTGCTGCGGCTCAAGGCCGAGCCGACGGACGATGAGATCGAGGAGCTGAACGCCGGTTTCGCGGCGCTCCTGTCGACGGGACGTATCGAGCGCACGGCTCCCCGGTCCCCGGAGGTCGCCGACGACGACCGGCTCGACCTCCCGCGCCTCGCCCTGCACCTGGATCAGCGCCAGGTGGGCAACCTCTTCCGCTTGATCGGCGCGCTCAACGCCCTCCCGTCCGCGCCGAAAGCCTGA